In a genomic window of bacterium:
- a CDS encoding family 10 glycosylhydrolase yields MGLSGLTKKPKNRRPKRHQPVQIHVGFLSIIFTLVLLFTVNSCITVFSKNKGTQYTQPKLIEHRGVWIRPPKDINEIPKILDDLTTARFTMAFVETFYHGFTIYPSRVFPQRPEYIGKNVLQTFINEAKKRDLEIHCWLEIFYWRPSPETDNPQTPLLDEHPDWLDLDINGITTEKFESNHYFVNPSVPAVQQKLKELVAELCSTYAIAGINLDYIRYAAGTSQFGYNAYALDKFKRLYAYDPRTIDRTKDTVKWLEWSRFREQQVTDVVAMINQEIKQKNKSVKLSAAVFPDYYKNRFHDSRLQDWATWCQEGYLDFLTPMCYRYSLDGIQEEIKISQSNSGVVPVYPGLAVRAGTKHPELTQQIQLARDMGCNGVVVFCYSWMTTFPNIFIDLGNMK; encoded by the coding sequence ATGGGATTATCTGGATTGACGAAAAAACCGAAGAATAGAAGACCGAAAAGGCATCAACCCGTTCAGATTCACGTTGGTTTTCTTTCCATAATTTTCACTCTCGTTTTATTGTTTACGGTAAATAGTTGTATCACCGTTTTTTCAAAAAACAAAGGAACTCAGTATACTCAGCCGAAACTGATTGAACACCGTGGGGTATGGATTCGTCCTCCGAAAGATATAAATGAAATACCGAAAATTCTGGATGATTTAACCACCGCACGGTTTACCATGGCGTTTGTTGAAACGTTCTACCATGGATTTACTATCTATCCGAGCAGAGTTTTTCCACAACGGCCGGAGTATATCGGAAAAAATGTTCTTCAGACATTTATTAACGAAGCTAAGAAACGGGATCTTGAAATCCATTGTTGGCTGGAAATATTTTATTGGCGACCAAGCCCGGAAACGGATAATCCGCAAACGCCGCTTCTCGATGAACATCCGGATTGGTTAGATTTGGATATAAATGGTATAACGACTGAAAAATTCGAATCGAACCATTATTTTGTTAATCCATCAGTGCCTGCGGTTCAGCAGAAATTAAAAGAATTAGTTGCTGAACTCTGCTCAACCTATGCGATCGCTGGGATTAATCTCGATTATATCCGCTACGCTGCGGGAACCAGCCAATTCGGTTATAATGCTTATGCACTCGATAAATTTAAACGATTATATGCTTATGACCCGAGAACGATTGACCGAACTAAAGATACCGTTAAATGGCTAGAATGGTCGCGATTCCGAGAACAACAGGTGACGGATGTCGTAGCGATGATTAACCAAGAGATTAAGCAGAAGAATAAATCGGTGAAATTATCAGCCGCCGTTTTCCCAGATTATTATAAAAACCGATTTCATGATAGCCGATTGCAGGATTGGGCGACCTGGTGTCAGGAAGGATATTTAGATTTTTTAACTCCGATGTGTTATCGTTATTCCCTTGATGGGATTCAAGAAGAGATAAAAATATCGCAATCAAACTCTGGAGTTGTTCCGGTGTATCCGGGATTAGCAGTTCGTGCAGGAACGAAACATCCGGAGTTAACCCAGCAGATTCAACTTGCGCGAGATATGGGCTGTAACGGCGTAGTCGTTTTCTGTTATAGTTGGATGACTACGTTCCCCAATATTTTTATCGATCTTGGAAATATGAAATAA
- a CDS encoding LacI family transcriptional regulator, translating into MRVTIKHIAKRANVSHTTVSRVFHQDPRISESTKKRVLRIAKQLNYRPNIMARGLVKKQTFLIGLVVPDIMSSFFPEIIQGIEEVAAKEGYSIILNTSEGDTEREIKYVELLLSKGVDGLIISPVFGSDVIDLDEIIYREKKPVVYIGSRVQGVKGLFVSVDDEKIGYTATKHLLQLGHRDIVHLAGNPHAMLSRHRLAGFQKALCEYKLDPNGKRIIQSGFTISAGAQAMEKVLQMSPRPTAVYAVCDTVAVGAMQVIRNAKLTIPKDIALVGTDDLSICELVEIPLTTVSQPKYQMGAIAAEKLIQKISGKPVKDSLLETELVIRESCGAKKK; encoded by the coding sequence ATGCGCGTAACTATCAAACATATTGCGAAACGTGCAAATGTATCGCATACGACTGTTTCTCGCGTATTCCATCAAGACCCGAGAATAAGTGAGTCGACGAAAAAACGGGTGCTTCGCATCGCAAAACAGTTAAACTACCGCCCGAATATCATGGCGCGAGGTTTGGTTAAAAAACAGACGTTTCTTATCGGGTTAGTGGTTCCGGATATCATGTCATCATTTTTCCCGGAAATTATTCAAGGGATAGAAGAAGTTGCTGCAAAAGAAGGGTATAGTATTATTTTAAATACTTCAGAAGGCGATACAGAACGAGAAATAAAGTATGTTGAATTGTTGTTAAGTAAGGGCGTTGACGGGTTGATTATTTCACCGGTTTTCGGGAGTGATGTGATTGACTTAGATGAAATTATTTATCGAGAGAAGAAACCCGTAGTCTATATCGGTTCACGGGTTCAAGGAGTAAAAGGATTGTTTGTTAGTGTCGATGATGAAAAAATCGGATATACTGCAACGAAGCATTTATTACAACTTGGGCATCGGGATATTGTTCATTTAGCAGGAAACCCGCATGCGATGTTGAGCCGGCATCGGCTGGCTGGATTTCAGAAAGCGTTATGTGAATATAAACTTGACCCAAATGGAAAAAGAATTATCCAAAGCGGATTTACGATTTCAGCCGGCGCACAAGCGATGGAAAAAGTCCTGCAAATGTCACCACGTCCGACGGCAGTGTATGCAGTTTGTGATACGGTAGCGGTTGGTGCGATGCAGGTTATTCGAAACGCGAAATTAACTATTCCTAAAGATATCGCGCTAGTTGGCACAGATGATTTGAGTATCTGTGAATTGGTTGAAATACCGTTAACCACGGTATCACAACCGAAATATCAGATGGGCGCGATAGCCGCTGAGAAACTCATTCAGAAAATTAGCGGGAAACCAGTTAAAGATTCACTGTTGGAAACGGAATTAGTTATTCGCGAATCCTGTGGTGCGAAGAAAAAGTAG
- a CDS encoding queuosine precursor transporter: MPILLIGLYIACELIANVTASKPIAMGNIVVPAAVFIYALTFTLIDLINEKLGKKGAQQVVYAAFVANIILAAYIQLVILLPPAKFYPHNVAFSSVLGSTPRIVFASLVAYLISSLIDTEVFAWWRQNVGKHKWARVLISNAVSTLIDSVLFISIAFIGVLPVVPLITGQYMVKMAVTFISIPLIYLIRQRRQ, encoded by the coding sequence ATGCCGATTCTATTAATTGGACTCTATATCGCCTGTGAGTTGATAGCCAATGTCACTGCATCTAAACCGATTGCTATGGGGAATATCGTTGTGCCAGCAGCGGTATTCATTTATGCGTTAACCTTCACTCTGATAGATTTGATAAATGAGAAACTTGGGAAAAAAGGTGCGCAGCAGGTAGTATATGCCGCTTTCGTTGCGAATATCATCTTAGCAGCATATATTCAGCTGGTTATCCTTCTACCGCCAGCGAAATTTTATCCTCATAACGTTGCGTTTTCCAGTGTGTTGGGGTCAACGCCGCGAATCGTTTTCGCAAGTTTAGTTGCTTATCTTATCAGTTCGCTGATTGATACGGAAGTATTCGCTTGGTGGCGGCAAAACGTCGGAAAACATAAATGGGCGCGAGTGCTGATAAGTAATGCTGTATCAACCTTGATCGATAGTGTATTATTTATTAGCATCGCTTTTATCGGTGTCCTTCCGGTTGTTCCATTGATTACTGGACAATATATGGTTAAAATGGCGGTCACTTTTATTAGCATACCGTTAATCTATCTTATTCGACAGAGAAGACAATGA
- the mnmG gene encoding tRNA uridine-5-carboxymethylaminomethyl(34) synthesis enzyme MnmG: MEAIEQKKNIESKKFDIIVVGAGHAGIEAALAAARMGCETLLLTINLDTIALMPCNPAIGGLAKGHLVREIDALGGEMGKAIDKTGIQFRMLNTAKGPAVRAPRAQADKEAYRLEMTRVLQSQPRLTIKQAMVDSLLVEDNRVRGISTQTGREYYAEAVIVSTGTFLNGLIHIGLSQYPAGRAGEFPAIGLSDSLRSLGFELARLKTGTCPRLDGRTIDVSRLARQDGDVPPPKFSFSTKEINVVQVPCYITFTTPQTHELIRNNLDRSPLYCGVIKGRGPRYCPSIEDKVMRFPDRDRHQVFLEPEGRNTVSIYPNGLSTSLPEDVQIAYLRTIPGLEKVEVMRPGYAIEYDFVPPTQLLPTLETKLIQNLYFAGQINGTSGYEEAAAQGLMAGINAVLKLRGEPPFILDRSQAYIGVLIDDLVTKGTQEPYRMFTSQAEYRLLLRQDNADLRLMDYGYKFGLIPEEQYQAFNEYRSAIEKERERLKKTYVKIQNTKLQTPEFEVASLEQLLKRPEIRYAELIQLNPESAQVPAPVAEQVTIMTKYQGYIDRQLAQVARFQELEQRILPSDLDYSSVSGLSNEAKEKLNKIKPISVGQASRIAGVSPSDITVLLIHLQAKK; encoded by the coding sequence ATGGAAGCTATTGAACAGAAAAAGAATATAGAATCCAAAAAATTTGATATCATAGTCGTTGGTGCGGGACATGCTGGCATAGAAGCGGCGTTAGCTGCTGCGCGGATGGGTTGCGAAACCTTGCTTCTAACCATCAATCTGGATACCATCGCGTTAATGCCATGCAATCCTGCAATTGGTGGTCTAGCGAAAGGGCATTTGGTGCGGGAAATAGATGCGCTAGGTGGCGAAATGGGGAAAGCTATCGATAAAACCGGAATCCAGTTTCGGATGCTGAATACAGCGAAAGGACCAGCAGTTCGGGCACCACGGGCGCAAGCGGATAAAGAAGCATATCGGCTGGAAATGACGCGAGTTCTCCAATCCCAGCCGCGATTGACAATCAAACAAGCGATGGTAGATTCTTTACTCGTTGAAGATAATCGGGTACGTGGTATTAGCACGCAAACCGGTCGGGAATATTATGCTGAAGCTGTAATCGTTTCAACTGGCACCTTTCTAAATGGGCTTATCCATATCGGGTTATCACAGTATCCCGCAGGGAGAGCAGGCGAGTTTCCTGCTATCGGGTTATCTGATAGTTTACGGTCGCTGGGATTCGAATTAGCGAGATTGAAAACTGGCACTTGCCCAAGGTTAGATGGACGAACGATAGATGTTTCGAGATTAGCTCGGCAGGATGGCGATGTTCCTCCGCCGAAATTTTCGTTTTCTACAAAAGAAATTAACGTTGTTCAGGTTCCATGTTATATAACTTTTACCACGCCGCAAACCCATGAATTGATTCGGAATAATCTTGACCGTTCACCGTTATATTGCGGAGTAATTAAAGGGCGGGGACCGCGATATTGCCCGTCAATTGAGGATAAAGTTATGCGGTTTCCAGACCGCGATCGGCACCAAGTTTTCTTAGAACCGGAAGGGAGAAATACCGTTTCGATTTATCCGAACGGATTATCTACCAGCTTACCAGAAGACGTGCAGATAGCATACTTGCGAACAATCCCCGGTTTAGAAAAAGTCGAAGTTATGCGACCGGGCTATGCAATCGAATACGACTTCGTTCCACCGACCCAACTTCTGCCAACATTGGAGACGAAACTTATTCAGAACTTATATTTCGCTGGACAGATTAACGGTACCTCCGGATATGAAGAAGCAGCGGCGCAAGGGTTGATGGCGGGGATTAATGCGGTATTGAAATTGCGCGGTGAACCGCCGTTTATTCTTGACCGGTCACAAGCGTATATCGGGGTTTTAATTGATGATTTGGTAACGAAAGGGACTCAGGAACCGTATCGGATGTTTACTTCCCAGGCAGAATATCGGTTATTATTACGGCAGGATAATGCGGATTTACGGTTGATGGACTATGGATATAAATTCGGATTGATACCAGAAGAACAATATCAAGCGTTTAATGAATATCGGTCTGCAATTGAGAAAGAACGAGAACGACTGAAAAAAACGTATGTTAAAATTCAAAATACCAAACTCCAGACTCCGGAGTTTGAAGTAGCGAGTTTAGAGCAATTATTGAAACGGCCGGAAATTCGATATGCGGAATTAATCCAGCTGAATCCGGAATCAGCGCAGGTTCCTGCGCCGGTTGCAGAACAGGTAACGATTATGACGAAATATCAGGGATATATCGACCGCCAGTTAGCGCAAGTCGCTCGATTTCAAGAGTTGGAACAGAGAATACTACCGTCGGATTTAGATTATTCATCGGTATCAGGGTTGAGTAATGAAGCGAAAGAAAAATTAAACAAAATCAAACCAATTTCTGTGGGACAAGCATCGCGAATTGCTGGAGTTTCACCGAGCGATATCACCGTACTTTTAATCCATCTCCAAGCAAAAAAGTAA